In a single window of the Notamacropus eugenii isolate mMacEug1 chromosome 4, mMacEug1.pri_v2, whole genome shotgun sequence genome:
- the ARC gene encoding activity-regulated cytoskeleton-associated protein, translating to MELEHMSSGGLHTYHGPRGGPAAKPNVILQIGKCRAEMLEHVRKTHRHLLTEVSKQVERELKGLHRSVGKLENNLDGYVPTGDSQRWKKSIKACLSRCQETIAHLERWVKREMNVWREVFYRLEKWADRLESMGGKYPVSGEAGRQTVSVGVGGPESYGQETDPYDYTVSPYAITPPTPAGVIGGEALSHEPSDIQQYPPWSSTTEDGTLSPGVDTQIFEDPREFLSHLEEYLKQVGGTEEYWLSQIQNHMNGPAKKWWEYKQGSVKNWVEFKKEFLQYSEGTLTRDAIKRELDLPQKQGEPLDQFLWRKRDLYQTLYVDADEEEIIQYVVGTLQPKLKHFLRHPLPKTLEQLIQRGQEVQEGLEQGEDATEQQTQSEDNDESLTPAIESLASDGTQPE from the coding sequence ATGGAGCTGGAGCACATGAGCAGTGGGGGCCTTCATACCTACCACGGTCCCCGGGGCGGACCAGCGGCGAAGCCCAACGTGATTCTGCAGATCGGCAAGTGCAGGGCAGAGATGCTGGAGCACGTAAGGAAGACTCACCGGCATCTGCTAACCGAGGTCTCCAAGCAGGTGGAGAGGGAGCTGAAAGGCTTGCACAGGTCAGTGGGGAagctggagaacaatttggatgGCTATGTCCCCACCGGGGACTCCCAGCGCTGGAAGAAGTCCATCAAGGCCTGCCTGTCCCGCTGCCAGGAGACCATTGCCCACCTGGAACGATGGGTGAAGAGGGAGATGAACGTGTGGCGGGAGGTTTTCTACCGGCTGGAGAAGTGGGCCGATCGGCTGGAGTCTATGGGAGGCAAGTATCCAGTGAGCGGGGAGGCTGGCCGTCAGACTGTCTCTGTTGGCGTGGGCGGCCCTGAGAGCTACGGCCAGGAGACTGACCCCTATGACTACACGGTGAGTCCCTATGCCATCACACCCCCAACACCGGCAGGGGTCATCGGGGGAGAGGCCCTAAGCCACGAGCCATCGGACATACAGCAGTATCCACCCTGGAGCTCAACCACTGAGGACGGGACACTGAGTCCTGGTGTAGACACACAGATTTTTGAGGATCCCCGTGAATTTCTCAGTCACCTGGAAGAATATTTGAAGCAGGTCGGAGGGACTGAAGAGTACTGGCTGTCCCAGATCCAGAACCACATGAATGGCCCCGCAAAGAAGTGGTGGGAATACAAACAGGGATCTGTGAAGAACTGGGTGGAATTCAAGAAGGAATTCTTGCAGTATAGTGAGGGGACCCTCACCCGGGATGCTATCAAGCGAGAACTGGACCTGCCCCAGAAACAAGGGGAGCCTCTGGACCAATTTCTCTGGCGTAAAAGAGACCTTTATCAGACCCTGTATGTGGATGCTGATGAGGAAGAGATCATCCAGTATGTGGTGGGCACCCTTCAACCCAAGCTCAAGCATTTCCTCCGACACCCACTGCCCAAGACCCTCGAGCAGTTGATCCAGAGAGGTCAGGAGGTCCAAGAAGGACTGGAGCAGGGGGAGGATGCCACTGAACAGCAAACCCAGTCAGAGGACAATGACGAATCACTCACCCCAGCTATTGAGTCCCTTGCCAGTGATGGGACCCAGCCCGAGTAG